Genomic window (Daucus carota subsp. sativus chromosome 5, DH1 v3.0, whole genome shotgun sequence):
ATGCTCAGAACTGCCTTGCCGGTTGCAGAATAGAGTCCGTTGATAAGGAGGCTGCTGAAAGACTAGTGCCCAATTTATCTGTGCCTTGCAATTTGGCATTCTATATGCCTGAAGCTGTCAATGTTCATCCTCAACGATATCTTGAGTTAAACTTCCTACTCTTTTGTCATTCTCTACTTCTCTTTTAAGATGCCACTTTAATTTCACCATATCTTCATTCATGTTACTGATCAGTTCCACCTTTTTTTGATCATCAGGCCTTATATTCTGCTTGTCAAGATCTGGTGAAAGACACGTCTGTTTCAGACTTACACAGAAAAGAGCTAAACTTGCACAAAAAAACTGTTAATAATCTCCTTGAACTATCAGGTAGAGTCTTGCTGTTGATAAAATATCTTGTTCTATTGCAAACTTTCAACCTGTCGTACAAGATTTCTTACACTAGGAATCTTGAGAGATTGTTGATATCTTATTATTACCCTGTTAAATTTGAGTTGGCTGATTACAAGTACTTATCTTAAGTATTTAGTACCTGTATAATTGTTTGTTGCCAAATCTGATTTTTCAGGTGAATATGACTCGGTGATTGTTTGTATGGGGGCCAGAGCAGCTTCCCTGCCTGAGTTGTCCGAGAGGCTTCCCTTGAGGACTTGTAGAGGTGTCATTGCTCACCTGCAGCTTCCAGATGATATTAGGTGAGAGGCCTTATTAGTTATTACTTGCATGCAATCTTAGCATCATAATGTAAATGGACTCTTAAGTTCTGAAAATTGCAATGATTTGCTGTATGAAGTAGTATCTACATGCCCAACTGCTTTGTTCACACTATACTGCATGTCCAAGTGCTTGTTTAATTTTCATGCTACTGCTTGTTCACTTTATTCTTATGCCCAATCGCTTATTTATTCTTCGTCTCCAGCTGCTTGTTTACTTTTCTATGCCCAACTGCTTGTTTACTTTTTTATTCCTACTGCTTGTTTGGCAATGCAAATAAGTGGCTTGTAGAATGTTTTAACTGTCAAGACGAAGCTGGAAAATGGCAATCATGTTTCTCTTTACTTTTTCTTCTAGGTTAGATAATATTCATCACACACAGTACATGCCTCTGTATCTTGTGAGATTTGCACTTCAATTTCTTAATGAAGTGTAGAGCACAGGATAACCACAAGAtacaatatatttcataatgtCTATGAGAACTGCTTCTGGTTGTTTTCACCCTCATAACTATTGTTAATATTGGCCAGTATTCTTAATTTTTACTGATTTTTATATGCCAGAGAAAGTTATCCACAACATGGTCCTTCAATCTTGTCAGATGCATGGCTTGCTATACACGGCCCTCGTGATATACGTCTGGGCTCAACATGGGAATGGAAGTCAAAAAATTATTCCCAAAATGTCACAGTTGAGGAAGCTTTAAAAGCTCTTGAAGAGCTCCTGCCAAAAGCATCAGCCATATATCCAGGGATTAAAAACTGGGATTACATTGCCGCAAAGGCAGGTCTCAGGGCAATGCCACCACTTACATCTCATGGGTCACTTCCGCTTTTAGGTTGTATAGATGAATATTTGAAAGGAAAACAGACATGTAAGTTCTGGTTGTTTACAGGGTTAGGTTCAAGGGGTCTGCTCTATCATGCTTGGCTTGGGAAATTGATAGCACAAGCAGTGGTTTCTTCTAATGAAGATGTAATTCCTTCTGAACTTATTGCTTGGAAAAGTAGAATGAAATAAATAGACGACAGAAGCTTATTTGTTTCTTATGTTGTAAACTGAATGAAATAAATAGACGACAGAAGCTTATTCATGATTAGTTGCAGTTACGCATAAGTAATTTAGATTGATACCTTCAATTAGTACTCAAAATCAGCAGGGGCCCTATAAATAACTTGAATGGaattaaagaaagaaagaacatTTGAGCGTATGCTTCATTCTATTCCATCCTGCTTTATACGCAAACCAACAGGTTACTCGGTAATAAGGCATCCTGGAacgtcattatatatataattcaacaCAAACACTTGTAACTTGACAAAATACATAATATACACATCTTCAGAGAAACTATCCACACTGTTTAACATTTTGCTCAGGTTGTATAAGCCAATTCTAATGCAGATAGTAGACATTATTCAGCAGCAACTAGCATGACGATGTCCATAGATAAACCTGGCCACCACTTGTAGCGCCTGCGAGCATCCCAAACTTGTGAGGATGCACATCAAAGCGACATGGAATAGCAGTTATCTCTGGGCTGACTAAGGTGTCAATGCATCTCTTCTCAGCTGTAGATATAACATCAACTCCTCTTTTCATATTGCCAATAAAGACATGTGAATCATCCCAACCCCATATTCCTCTGTGCCGCCCAAGCATGAAAAAGGAATAGAAAGTCagttaatcaaaaaaaatagattttcaTGTACAAAAAATAGATTAATAAGGTGATAAAACTGCAAGCAGAACCAGAAGATCGTAAATAAATGAACATGTATGTCTTTAAACAGGTCCACAATCTTtcgaaatattataatattttccaAGCGAACATGATTGATAACTCGTATGAGAGAACAAAGGGAGTATATTGTTTTCATCAAAAGGCTTGGCTCAATGGCATTTATGCTAAGAGAAAACAAATGAgtatattgttttaattaaaggCTTGTCATGTATTATACATTCATTGAAAACCATCAATGGTCAGCCATACTTTTCCCTGTTGCAGCAGTTTATGGTTTACACCTAATATGGGATACCTTTACTTCCAGTTCAGTATATTTTCATGTTATTATATCTATGAATCTGATGTGAAGGCGCCTATTGCCTACTACTGTCTTCAACATTTTAACATACTATCCATAAATAAAGTATCCAAATGATGTCCAGGGCACATATGTGTGCCAAAATGACATATTAACTATATTC
Coding sequences:
- the LOC108220580 gene encoding uncharacterized protein LOC108220580 isoform X1; the protein is MLLPHISTSSPSAALVIAGGCIRRGMHIYKISASSHGQSPKPLRYAVLGAGFAGLSVTWHLLQHTSKESHVCIDIYDDVGIGGGASGVSGGLLHPYSPKVKPLWRSMECWEESLKLLSIAEAAVEPNKLNGGSQGLGGHDSDDFIVRRRGIVRPAASLKNLDLMNENAQNCLAGCRIESVDKEAAERLVPNLSVPCNLAFYMPEAVNVHPQRYLEALYSACQDLVKDTSVSDLHRKELNLHKKTVNNLLELSGEYDSVIVCMGARAASLPELSERLPLRTCRGVIAHLQLPDDIRESYPQHGPSILSDAWLAIHGPRDIRLGSTWEWKSKNYSQNVTVEEALKALEELLPKASAIYPGIKNWDYIAAKAGLRAMPPLTSHGSLPLLGCIDEYLKGKQTCKFWLFTGLGSRGLLYHAWLGKLIAQAVVSSNEDVIPSELIAWKSRMK
- the LOC108220580 gene encoding uncharacterized protein LOC108220580 isoform X4 gives rise to the protein MECWEESLKLLSIAEAAVEPNKLNGGSQGLGGHDSDDFIVRRRGIVRPAASLKNLDLMNENAQNCLAGCRIESVDKEAAERLVPNLSVPCNLAFYMPEAVNVHPQRYLEALYSACQDLVKDTSVSDLHRKELNLHKKTVNNLLELSGEYDSVIVCMGARAASLPELSERLPLRTCRGVIAHLQLPDDIRESYPQHGPSILSDAWLAIHGPRDIRLGSTWEWKSKNYSQNVTVEEALKALEELLPKASAIYPGIKNWDYIAAKAGLRAMPPLTSHGSLPLLGCIDEYLKGKQTCKFWLFTGLGSRGLLYHAWLGKLIAQAVVSSNEDVIPSELIAWKSRMK
- the LOC108220580 gene encoding uncharacterized protein LOC108220580 isoform X2; translated protein: MLLPHISTSSPSAALVVAGGCIRRGMHIYKISASSHSQSPKPLRYAVLGAGFAGLSVTWHLLQHTSKESHVCIDIYDDAGIGGGASGVSGGLLHPYSPKVKPLWRSMECWEESLKLLSIAEAAVEPNKLNGGSQELGHDSDDFIVRRRGIVRPAASLKNLDLMNENAQNCLAGCRIESVDKEAAERLVPNLSVPCNLAFYMPEAVNVHPQRYLEALYSACQDLVKDTSVSDLHRKELNLHKKTVNNLLELSGEYDSVIVCMGARAASLPELSERLPLRTCRGVIAHLQLPDDIRESYPQHGPSILSDAWLAIHGPRDIRLGSTWEWKSKNYSQNVTVEEALKALEELLPKASAIYPGIKNWDYIAAKAGLRAMPPLTSHGSLPLLGCIDEYLKGKQTCKFWLFTGLGSRGLLYHAWLGKLIAQAVVSSNEDVIPSELIAWKSRMK
- the LOC108220580 gene encoding uncharacterized protein LOC108220580 isoform X3 is translated as MLLPHISTSSPSAALVIAGGCIRRGMHIYKISASSHGQSPKPLRYAVLGAGFAGLSVTWHLLQHTSKESHVCIDIYDDVGIGGGASGVSGGLLHPYSPKVKPLWRSMECWEESLKLLSIAEAAVEPNKLNGGSQGLGGHDSDDFIVRRRGIVRPAASLKNLDLMNENAQNCLAGCRIESVDKEAAERLVPNLSVPCNLAFYMPEAALYSACQDLVKDTSVSDLHRKELNLHKKTVNNLLELSGEYDSVIVCMGARAASLPELSERLPLRTCRGVIAHLQLPDDIRESYPQHGPSILSDAWLAIHGPRDIRLGSTWEWKSKNYSQNVTVEEALKALEELLPKASAIYPGIKNWDYIAAKAGLRAMPPLTSHGSLPLLGCIDEYLKGKQTCKFWLFTGLGSRGLLYHAWLGKLIAQAVVSSNEDVIPSELIAWKSRMK